The Bombus pyrosoma isolate SC7728 linkage group LG3, ASM1482585v1, whole genome shotgun sequence genome has a segment encoding these proteins:
- the LOC122565762 gene encoding uncharacterized protein LOC122565762, whose product MDIGRYFNRTLSFLLSFNLYGGMNMLLQPVGQEVKKKWKKERLVATKRGIAELFNRSEERSQRGRYLLRKKLTPGTVSAFILVITGCRERVRKNVQDVQRETNYKVVCVADGRAFEI is encoded by the exons ATGGATATTGGTCGGTATTTTAATCGAACGTTatccttccttctttcgttCAACCTTTACGGGGGGATGAACATGTTGCTGCAACCTGTAGGACAG GAAGTAAAGAAGAAGTGGAAAAAAGAGCGTTTAGTTGCTACCAAGAGAGGAATAGCCGAGCTGTTTAACCGGAGCGAAGAGAGATCTCAAAGGGGCAGGTATTTATTACGGAAGAAGTTGACTCCGGGAACAGTGTCAGCATTCATTCTCGTCATCACGGGGTGCCGTGAGCGTGTCCgtaaaaatgtacaagatGTTCAAAGGGAGACTAATTACAAAGTGGTTTGCGTGGCGGACGGCCGAGCTTTTGAAATTTGA